The following are encoded in a window of Neomicrococcus lactis genomic DNA:
- a CDS encoding MarR family winged helix-turn-helix transcriptional regulator translates to MEVDYSVTPASASGPKDPSAYRPDPQAFALINALQNFTIASDHYAHLVGGNNKMMQRDMYALRAIMQGSLAGESLSPTDLAKAVNLSTPATTALIDRLVKSGHVTRRASETDRRRVVLEATPKAAEDGRRMFMPLAMSLMTVIDRYSPEQIALLTEFTNEAVDAVHQSAEASKVEE, encoded by the coding sequence ATGGAAGTAGATTACAGCGTGACACCCGCATCTGCTAGTGGGCCAAAAGATCCGAGCGCCTACCGCCCGGATCCTCAGGCGTTTGCTCTGATCAACGCACTCCAAAATTTCACGATCGCTTCGGATCACTACGCGCATCTGGTGGGCGGAAACAATAAAATGATGCAGCGGGATATGTATGCGCTGCGCGCCATCATGCAGGGGTCACTCGCAGGAGAGTCACTAAGTCCCACGGATCTCGCGAAGGCCGTCAACCTCTCGACGCCAGCCACTACGGCCCTCATTGATCGCCTCGTGAAGAGCGGGCACGTCACGCGCCGCGCGAGCGAAACCGACCGTCGTCGTGTTGTTTTGGAAGCTACGCCTAAAGCGGCCGAGGATGGTCGGCGCATGTTTATGCCACTCGCCATGTCACTCATGACCGTGATTGATCGTTACTCCCCCGAGCAGATAGCGCTCTTGACGGAGTTTACTAACGAAGCCGTCGACGCCGTGCACCAGAGTGCGGAAGCTTCTAAAGTAGAAGAATGA
- a CDS encoding helix-turn-helix domain-containing protein, with translation MPRFLTLPDVAEILNVNVPQVRALVRSGELKGVQIGGRGMWRVEDVQLEAYIKRAYEETEKRISAGADVEG, from the coding sequence ATGCCCCGTTTTTTGACCTTGCCTGATGTTGCCGAGATCCTCAATGTCAATGTGCCGCAGGTACGCGCCCTGGTGCGTAGCGGTGAGCTGAAAGGCGTCCAGATCGGTGGACGCGGAATGTGGCGCGTGGAGGATGTCCAGCTTGAGGCTTACATCAAGCGCGCTTACGAAGAGACGGAAAAGCGCATCAGCGCAGGGGCGGACGTCGAGGGCTAA
- a CDS encoding small multi-drug export protein, translated as MQEHLFQFVSQWDSWVQVLAVSLVSAIPFVESYFGSAIGVVAGMPLWLAVPAAVVGNWISMFVLVLLADKTRGRFAKPYAEKTKKRERFEGLFNRWGVPGVSLIGQTVLPSQITSAAMVGAGASPRQVILWQSISIVIWGLVFGSLAMAGLAVLF; from the coding sequence ATGCAAGAGCACCTTTTCCAGTTCGTTAGCCAGTGGGATTCATGGGTTCAGGTCCTCGCGGTCTCGCTCGTTTCGGCGATTCCGTTCGTCGAGTCCTACTTCGGATCCGCCATTGGAGTCGTGGCTGGGATGCCGCTGTGGTTGGCGGTCCCCGCCGCCGTGGTGGGTAACTGGATCAGCATGTTCGTTCTGGTGTTGCTCGCCGATAAGACCCGCGGCCGCTTCGCCAAGCCATACGCCGAGAAGACGAAGAAGCGCGAACGATTCGAGGGCCTGTTCAACCGTTGGGGTGTGCCGGGCGTCTCGCTGATCGGCCAGACCGTGTTGCCTTCGCAAATCACGTCCGCCGCGATGGTTGGCGCCGGCGCCTCACCGCGCCAAGTGATCCTCTGGCAGAGCATCTCCATTGTCATCTGGGGACTCGTGTTTGGAAGCCTCGCGATGGCCGGGTTGGCGGTCCTGTTCTAG
- a CDS encoding DUF1049 domain-containing protein produces the protein MSDQHPVQDPNSGSGFSGWLHRISAKQWLAVALVIVVFVFILQNRERVRIELFFSQMYSPLWLTLGVVFLLGWVVGAFSFRRRK, from the coding sequence ATGAGCGATCAGCACCCCGTCCAGGACCCCAACTCGGGGTCAGGTTTTTCAGGGTGGCTCCATCGCATTTCGGCCAAGCAGTGGCTCGCGGTGGCGCTGGTCATCGTGGTGTTCGTGTTTATCTTGCAGAACCGCGAGCGCGTGCGCATCGAGCTCTTTTTCAGCCAAATGTATTCACCGCTCTGGCTCACGCTGGGCGTGGTGTTCCTACTCGGCTGGGTAGTGGGCGCGTTCAGCTTCCGGCGCCGCAAATAA
- a CDS encoding helix-turn-helix domain-containing protein, translated as MSTSTNIQSVQTIDVSSSQSTEAREVTRHFEKASPDDLRIRIESPTGDTITVPESLSELLQAVLRLAAAGETVGITRLSKSLTSVEAAKFLGMSRPTLMKLASSGEIPSHKVGSHTRFDRTDLQAFAEQRTQKQRKSFDELRAFEDSLDFQE; from the coding sequence ATGTCCACCTCTACCAACATCCAGAGCGTTCAGACAATAGACGTTTCGTCATCGCAGAGCACAGAAGCCCGAGAAGTCACGCGACATTTTGAAAAGGCTTCTCCGGACGACTTGCGGATCCGCATTGAATCACCAACAGGTGACACGATTACTGTGCCCGAATCGCTCAGCGAACTTCTCCAAGCTGTCCTTCGCCTAGCAGCCGCCGGAGAAACAGTAGGAATAACTCGCCTCTCAAAGTCCCTCACTAGTGTGGAAGCAGCAAAGTTCCTTGGAATGTCTCGCCCGACGCTCATGAAGCTGGCTTCTAGCGGCGAAATTCCTTCACACAAGGTGGGATCACACACCCGCTTCGATCGAACCGATCTTCAGGCCTTCGCTGAACAACGGACGCAGAAGCAGCGGAAGTCTTTCGATGAACTTCGCGCATTCGAAGACTCGTTGGACTTTCAAGAGTAA
- a CDS encoding PIN domain-containing protein, whose translation MQQGATLVFLDANILVSRTLRDWFCIISQESGVDGIEPRWSEDVMTEYQYHVRKANPGWSEQQIGGWRRRLCEAFPAALITGYEISKTHLTTVRDPLDGHVIAAAEHGKVDYLVTANYSDFEPAVEDVEFEIYRPDEMLCLIAQRRPEAISKAARRQIEYWAKKSSNKTLHQALVDAGAPEFAQLIKQRMTYWATTGKY comes from the coding sequence ATGCAGCAAGGGGCCACGCTCGTATTTCTGGACGCCAACATTCTCGTCTCGAGGACACTTCGCGACTGGTTTTGCATCATCAGTCAAGAATCCGGAGTTGACGGCATCGAGCCCAGATGGAGCGAAGATGTGATGACCGAGTATCAATATCACGTGCGCAAGGCGAACCCAGGCTGGTCTGAACAGCAAATAGGCGGGTGGCGTCGTCGGCTGTGCGAGGCTTTTCCCGCAGCACTAATTACAGGCTATGAGATCTCCAAAACGCACCTCACCACAGTGCGCGATCCACTAGACGGTCACGTTATTGCGGCTGCAGAACATGGCAAAGTCGATTATCTAGTAACGGCAAACTACTCTGACTTTGAGCCTGCCGTGGAAGACGTCGAGTTCGAAATCTATCGACCCGATGAGATGCTGTGCCTCATCGCGCAGCGTCGACCCGAAGCTATTAGTAAAGCGGCTCGACGCCAAATTGAGTACTGGGCCAAAAAATCATCGAATAAGACGCTTCACCAAGCCCTTGTTGACGCGGGTGCGCCTGAATTCGCTCAGCTTATTAAACAGCGCATGACTTACTGGGCAACTACCGGAAAATACTGA
- a CDS encoding MMPL family transporter — MTGKHELDHTKSVRGDSPQQHSTKKAYPRWLRIFIPLILVLVWFGVTGVGGPTFGKLEEVQSNDQSSFLPATAEATKALEAQEKFRTSEAIPAIIVFESESALTPADISSFMTELKDSGLVEGEPVGPIPSEDGKALQIVAPLTPDGETDEQVKEIRTMAAEAIEGNGQAFVTGPAGFTTDLKGAFAGIDGLLLGVALLAVLVILLVVYRSVLLPFAVLFTSVAALCAAIVVVYWMAKWGWIRLDGQSQGILSILVIGAATDYSLLYVARFKEAIAHGKQRFDAALAAWKRSFEPIVASAGTVTVGLLCLLFSDLNSNKALGPIAASGIIFSVFASLTLLPAILALLGRKAFWPFFPKPLADGEDAQGLWLNIARFVRKHSRPVWIVTALVLAVGCLGITQLKAEGVPQSELVLTATDSAAGQKAIARHFDAGAGSPAFAIVGAAASSSIADKISEDDGVASVTLLAADGGPVRPGTDAHEVDGKNQLSITLKDVPDSLEAERTIVAIREAAHAIDPDALVGGTTATALDTQVTAQEDIVKIIPLVLGAILIILMLLLRSVVAPLVLILTTVLSYGAAMGVSAWVFNGLFNFPGADPAVPLFGFVFLVALGVDYNIFLMTRVREEALRVGTHDGITRGLAVTGGVITSAGVVLAATFAALGVIPIMFMVQLGFIVAFGVLLDTFVVRSFLVPALGHELGRILWWPSKLFRESKTRD, encoded by the coding sequence ATGACTGGGAAGCACGAACTCGACCACACCAAGAGTGTGCGCGGAGATTCTCCGCAACAACACTCAACCAAGAAAGCGTACCCACGCTGGTTGAGAATTTTCATTCCGCTCATTTTGGTTCTTGTCTGGTTCGGCGTCACAGGCGTGGGTGGACCCACGTTCGGCAAGCTCGAGGAGGTCCAATCCAACGACCAATCCAGCTTCTTGCCCGCCACCGCCGAGGCCACCAAGGCGCTCGAAGCTCAAGAGAAGTTCCGCACCTCGGAAGCCATTCCGGCGATCATCGTTTTCGAATCTGAATCTGCGCTCACCCCCGCCGATATCTCCAGCTTCATGACGGAGCTCAAAGACTCTGGTCTTGTGGAAGGCGAGCCCGTGGGCCCCATTCCTTCCGAAGACGGCAAGGCGCTGCAAATCGTTGCGCCGCTTACGCCCGACGGCGAGACGGATGAGCAGGTCAAGGAGATTCGCACCATGGCTGCCGAGGCCATCGAAGGGAACGGCCAGGCTTTTGTCACCGGACCTGCCGGCTTCACCACCGACCTCAAGGGCGCCTTCGCTGGCATCGACGGCTTGTTGTTAGGCGTAGCCCTCCTCGCGGTGTTGGTGATCTTGCTGGTGGTCTATCGCTCGGTGCTGTTGCCGTTCGCGGTGCTCTTCACCTCGGTGGCCGCGCTGTGCGCTGCGATTGTGGTGGTCTATTGGATGGCGAAGTGGGGCTGGATCCGCCTCGACGGACAAAGCCAAGGCATCCTCTCCATCCTGGTCATTGGTGCTGCCACGGACTACTCGCTGCTTTATGTTGCGCGCTTCAAAGAGGCGATCGCACACGGGAAGCAACGCTTCGACGCCGCGCTCGCGGCTTGGAAACGCTCGTTTGAACCGATCGTCGCCTCCGCAGGCACTGTCACGGTGGGCCTCTTGTGCTTGCTTTTCTCAGACCTGAATTCCAACAAGGCTCTCGGCCCCATCGCCGCCTCCGGCATCATCTTCTCCGTCTTCGCCTCGTTGACTCTTTTGCCCGCGATCCTCGCACTTCTTGGCCGCAAAGCGTTCTGGCCGTTCTTTCCGAAGCCACTCGCGGACGGTGAAGACGCCCAAGGACTCTGGCTCAACATCGCCCGCTTCGTCCGCAAACATTCGCGCCCCGTCTGGATCGTCACGGCACTCGTTCTCGCGGTCGGCTGCCTCGGCATCACCCAGCTCAAGGCCGAAGGCGTCCCGCAATCAGAGCTCGTCCTCACCGCTACCGACTCCGCTGCGGGACAGAAAGCCATCGCCCGTCACTTTGATGCCGGCGCTGGAAGCCCCGCTTTCGCGATAGTGGGGGCGGCGGCGTCGTCCTCTATTGCGGACAAAATTTCAGAGGACGACGGCGTAGCTTCAGTCACGCTGCTAGCCGCGGACGGTGGGCCCGTGCGACCGGGGACGGACGCGCACGAGGTGGACGGCAAGAATCAGCTGAGCATTACGCTCAAGGACGTGCCGGATTCGCTTGAAGCCGAGCGAACAATTGTGGCGATTCGAGAGGCTGCGCATGCGATCGATCCAGATGCGCTAGTGGGTGGAACCACCGCGACCGCACTGGACACGCAGGTCACCGCGCAAGAGGACATCGTCAAGATCATCCCGCTGGTGCTCGGTGCAATTCTGATCATTCTGATGCTGTTGCTGCGCTCCGTGGTGGCGCCGCTGGTGCTGATTCTGACCACCGTGCTGTCCTACGGTGCGGCGATGGGCGTGTCGGCGTGGGTGTTCAACGGGCTCTTCAATTTCCCGGGCGCCGATCCGGCCGTGCCGCTGTTCGGGTTTGTGTTCCTGGTGGCGCTCGGCGTGGACTACAACATCTTCCTCATGACGCGTGTGCGTGAAGAGGCGCTGCGAGTCGGCACTCACGATGGCATCACGCGTGGCTTGGCTGTCACCGGCGGCGTGATTACGTCTGCTGGCGTGGTGCTTGCCGCGACCTTCGCCGCCCTCGGCGTCATCCCGATCATGTTCATGGTGCAGTTGGGATTCATCGTGGCGTTCGGTGTCCTGCTGGACACGTTCGTGGTGCGTTCGTTCCTTGTGCCCGCGCTGGGGCATGAGCTTGGACGGATCCTGTGGTGGCCGTCCAAGCTGTTCCGTGAATCCAAAACTCGCGACTAG
- a CDS encoding DUF456 family protein, with amino-acid sequence MDIQIIVTIIAGLLLAVSALGTIYPVLPGSILAIGTLLGWAWILGSSASWTMGIIGMAFAAIGWSASAVLTGRNLKKQQIPSRSIIVAVICGIVGMFLIPVVGLFVGFGAGLLGMEFARRKDFGAALRSSGSALRATGLGILVEFGMVALASSMWAIGVLWHFFWR; translated from the coding sequence GTGGATATTCAGATCATCGTCACGATCATTGCGGGACTGCTTCTGGCTGTTTCCGCACTCGGCACCATTTACCCCGTCCTTCCCGGAAGCATCCTCGCGATCGGCACCTTGTTGGGCTGGGCATGGATTCTGGGAAGCTCGGCGTCCTGGACCATGGGCATCATCGGAATGGCCTTTGCTGCCATCGGATGGAGTGCATCCGCGGTGCTGACCGGCAGGAATCTCAAGAAACAACAGATCCCAAGCCGCTCGATCATTGTGGCCGTGATCTGCGGAATCGTGGGCATGTTCTTGATCCCCGTAGTGGGACTGTTTGTGGGCTTCGGCGCCGGATTGTTGGGCATGGAGTTTGCTCGCCGTAAGGACTTTGGAGCGGCATTGCGCTCGTCCGGTTCCGCGCTGCGAGCTACCGGCCTGGGAATTCTGGTGGAGTTCGGCATGGTGGCGCTCGCGAGCTCCATGTGGGCCATTGGCGTGCTCTGGCACTTCTTCTGGCGCTGA